The proteins below are encoded in one region of Lactuca sativa cultivar Salinas chromosome 3, Lsat_Salinas_v11, whole genome shotgun sequence:
- the LOC111886467 gene encoding respiratory burst oxidase homolog protein A: MRGGRVGRHERRWASDTVPDDMLISGSSSPAYTDTSSVNPGEEFVEVTLDLQDDDTIVLRSVEPATVIHVDNDIGGGMETPASATSSRSPTMRRSSSNRFRQFSQELKAEAVAKARQFSQELRRFPWSYGHTSRASSSSAMQNTAVGSGGLDSALAARAMRRQRAQLDRTRSGAHKALKGLRFISKSKINGLDGWNEVQNNFNKLAKDGFLYRADFAQCIGMKDSKEFALEVYDALSRRRRLKVDKISRDELYEYWSQITDQSFDSRLQIFFDMVDKNEDGRITEEEVKEIIMLSASANKLSRLQEQAEEYAALIMEELDPERLGYIELWQLETLLLQKDTYLNYSQALSYTSQALSQNLHGLRNRSPIKRMSSKFMYYLQENWKRLWIITLWILIMIGLFLWKYYQYKQRAAFEVMGYCVLTAKGAAETLKFNMAIILLPVCRNTITWLRSTKLSNFVPFDDNINFHKTIAAAIVIGVILHAGNHLACDFPRLINQDEIAYDLSMRQYFGNNKPTYTDLVRGVEGVTGVIMVVCMTIAFVLATRWFRRSLVKLPKPFDRLTGFNAFWYSHHLFVVVYILFLVHGWFLYLVKKWYKKTTWMYLAFPVLLYAGERTLRFFRSGSYTVRLLKVAIYPGNVLTLQMSKPPQFRYKSGQYMFVQCPTVSPFEWHPFSITSAPDDDYLAIHIRQLGDWTQELKRVFSEVCEPPVAGKSGLLRADETTKTILPRLLIDGPYGAPAQDYRKYDVLLLVGLGIGATPFISILKDLLNNIVKMEELADSTSGHSRRSDQSSGSGDSYSHDKASPSRKKKSLRTTNAYFYWVTREQGSFDWFKGVMNEVAELDQRGVIEMHNYLTSVYEEGDARSALITMVQALNHAKNGVDIVSGTRVRTHFARPNWKKVLSKTCTKHAGARIGVFYCGAPVLAKELGELCHEFNQKGSTKFEFHKEHF; the protein is encoded by the exons ATGAGAGGTGGAAGAGTCGGGCGTCACGAGCGCCGGTGGGCGTCCGACACCGTCCCAGATGATATGTTGATcagtggaagttcttcaccgGCTTACACAGATACGTCGTCAGTGAATCCAGGGGAGGAGTTTGTTGAAGTGACTCTTGATCTTCAGGATGACGACACTATTGTTCTACGTAGTGTGGAGCCGGCGACGGTGATCCACGTGGATAATGATATTGGAGGAGGTATGGAAACTCCGGCATCGGCGACTTCGTCTCGATCTCCGACAATGCGACGGAGCTCATCCAACCGATTCCGACAGTTTTCACAGGAATTGAAGGCTGAAGCGGTGGCGAAAGCGAGGCAGTTCTCGCAGGAACTCCGGAGGTTTCCATGGAGTTACGGGCACACGTCACGTGCATCGTCTTCCTCGGCGATGCAAAACACCGCCGTAGGAAGTGGAGGATTGGATTCGGCGTTGGCTGCTCGTGCAATGCGTAGACAGCGCGCTCAGCTTGATCGAACTCGCTCCGGCGCGCATAAAGCTCTTAAAGGTCTCCGATTCATCAGTAAGAGTAAAATCAACGGTTTAGATGGTTGGAACGAAGTACAGAACAATTTCAACAAGCTTGCAAAGGATGGATTTCTCTATCGTGCAGATTTCGCACAATGCATAG GAATGAAAGATTCAAAAGAATTTGCTCTTGAAGTCTACGATGCTCTTAGCAGAAGACGAAGACTAAAAGTTGACAAGATCAGTCGAGATGAATTATACGAATATTGGTCTCAGATCACCGATCAGAGCTTCGATTCTCGCCTCCAGATCTTCTTCGATAT GGTTGACAAGAACGAAGATGGAAGAATCACCGAAGAAGAAGTTAAGGAG ATTATAATGTTAAGTGCGTCAGCAAACAAGTTATCAAGATTACAAGAACAAGCAGAAGAATATGCAGCTTTGATAATGGAAGAGTTAGATCCCGAAAGACTTGGCTACATTGAG CTATGGCAGCTCGAAACACTTCTGTTGCAGAAGGACACTTACCTAAACTACAGTCAAGCATTGAGCTACACAAGCCAGGCATTGAGCCAAAACCTACACGGCTTGAGAAACCGAAGCCCAATAAAGCGAATGAGTTCCAAATTCATGTACTATCTACAAGAAAACTGGAAAAGACTTTGGATCATTACCTTGTGGATCTTAATCATGATCGGTTTATTTCTATGGAAATACTATCAATACAAACAAAGGGCCGCATTCGAAGTCATGGGGTACTGTGTTCTCACAGCTAAAGGAGCAGCCGAGACTCTTAAATTCAATATGGCGATCATATTATTGCCGGTTTGCAGAAACACCATAACTTGGCTAAGATCCACAAAATTGTCAAATTTCGTACCCTTCGACGATAACATCAACTTCCACAAG ACGATAGCTGCAGCGATTGTGATCGGGGTAATCCTTCATGCTGGTAACCATTTGGCGTGCGATTTCCCGAGACTTATAAACCAAGATGAAATTGCATACGATCTTAGTATGAGACAATACTTTGGGAACAACAAACCGACATACACAGACCTTGTTCGAGGTGTGGAAGGTGTAACTGGTGTTATAATGGTGGTATGCATGACAATCGCTTTCGTACTTGCAACCAGATGGTTCAGACGGAGCTTAGTGAAGCTACCAAAGCCTTTTGATCGGCTCACCGGCTTCAATGCTTTCTGGTATTCACACCACCTGTTTGTTGTCGTCTACATTTTGTTCTTAGTCCATGGATGGTTCCTTTATCTAGTCAAGAAATGGTACAAAAAAACG ACGTGGATGTATCTTGCATTTCCGGTATTGCTTTACGCTGGGGAAAGAACCCTAAGATTTTTCCGATCAGGCTCTTACACTGTCCGCCTTCTAAAGGTTGCAATTTATCCAGGAAACGTCCTCACATTGCAAATGTCCAAACCTCCACAGTTTCGTTACAAGAGTGGACAATACATGTTTGTTCAATGCCCCACTGTATCTCCATTTGAATG GCATCCATTTTCAATCACATCTGCTCCAGATGACGATTACCTAGCCATTCACATAAGGCAGCTAGGTGATTGGACACAGGAATTAAAAAGGGTATTCTCGGAAGTCTGTGAACCTCCAGTAGCTGGTAAAAGTGGGCTTCTTAGAGCCGATGAAACTACCAAAACAAT ATTACCAAGATTGTTGATTGATGGGCCTTATGGAGCTCCAGCCCAAGACTACCGTAAATATGATGTTCTTTTGCTGGTTGGACTTGGAATTGGAGCAACGCCTTTTATTAGTATTCTTAAAGATTTGCTCAACAACATTGTTAAAATGGAAGAACTAGCA GATTCAACATCGGGTCACAGTAGGAGATCGGATCAGAGTTCAGGTAGTGGTGACTCTTACTCTCATGATAAAGCTTCTCCCAGCAGAAAGAAGAAAAGTTTGAGGACTACAAATGCTTACTTTTATTGGGTAACTAGAGAACAAGGTTCATTTGATTGGTTCAAAGGTGTCATGAATGAAGTTGCTGAACTCGATCAACGG GGTGTGATTGAGATGCATAATTATCTAACAAGCGTCTATGAAGAAGGGGATGCCCGATCAGCTCTCATCACCATGGTTCAGGCTCTCAACCATGCCAAAAATGGCGTTGACATTGTATCGGGCACAAGG GTGAGAACCCATTTTGCAAGGCCAAATTGGAAGAAAGTTTTGTCAAAAACTTGTACCAAACATGCTGGTGCTAGGATAG GTGTGTTCTATTGTGGTGCACCGGTGCTAGCCAAGGAACTGGGTGAGCTGTGTCATGAGTTCAACCAAAAAGGCTCGACCAAATTTGAATTCCATAAGGAGCACTTTTAA